A region from the Deltaproteobacteria bacterium genome encodes:
- a CDS encoding fatty acid desaturase: MNLTIESTCVSDPKTPAPSTIEIISSKIESNSNELKNIGFYRREIMPFLGAEVFELNPLRLGWFAACVSVAVFGFYAIVALELPWFAKLAIGITIGLANGILGFVTHELLHGSIVKNERLQNALGFFGLMPFLISPTYWRFVHNRLHHGKTQQTIRDPDAFPTLRIYKSSKFVQTIFPYTPGSGHKRSALYFFFWLSFHEFVAQIYLRFRNGVFAGMNHRKVSIELALQMAIMGAAAIYAGPANWLWVIVLPIAAQNYLLVSYIATNHNLSPLTSENDPLVNSLTVTNHPVVEFFTLNFGYHVEHHLFPTVSPRHAKKIHVALLKKFPESFKVMSKWKAMKALYSTPRIYKSANVLVHPETMQTFDTI, encoded by the coding sequence ATGAATTTGACGATAGAATCGACATGCGTTTCCGATCCAAAAACACCAGCGCCTTCGACGATCGAAATAATCAGTTCCAAGATTGAATCGAATTCGAATGAGTTGAAAAATATTGGCTTTTATCGTCGAGAGATAATGCCGTTTCTAGGAGCTGAGGTTTTTGAACTTAATCCGTTACGACTCGGTTGGTTCGCCGCATGCGTGAGTGTCGCGGTTTTTGGTTTCTATGCAATCGTCGCCCTCGAGTTGCCTTGGTTTGCAAAGTTGGCAATCGGTATTACAATTGGTCTTGCCAACGGAATTTTAGGTTTTGTCACGCACGAGCTACTTCACGGAAGCATCGTGAAAAACGAACGGCTGCAAAATGCTTTGGGCTTTTTCGGATTAATGCCTTTTCTGATTTCACCCACCTATTGGCGCTTCGTGCACAATCGGTTGCACCACGGAAAAACCCAGCAGACAATTCGCGATCCCGATGCGTTTCCAACACTTCGCATTTACAAGAGCAGTAAGTTTGTCCAGACGATTTTTCCGTACACTCCTGGTTCGGGACACAAGCGGAGCGCCTTGTACTTCTTCTTCTGGCTTTCGTTTCACGAGTTCGTTGCACAGATTTACTTACGATTTCGCAACGGCGTTTTCGCTGGTATGAATCATCGCAAAGTGTCGATTGAGCTTGCTCTTCAAATGGCCATAATGGGTGCTGCAGCGATCTATGCGGGTCCGGCAAATTGGCTTTGGGTGATAGTTCTTCCAATTGCTGCGCAGAACTACTTGCTGGTGAGCTACATCGCGACAAATCATAACCTTAGCCCCTTAACGAGTGAAAACGATCCGTTGGTGAATTCATTGACAGTAACAAATCACCCAGTTGTCGAATTCTTCACGTTGAATTTTGGCTACCATGTGGAACATCATCTTTTTCCGACGGTCAGTCCTCGACATGCCAAAAAGATCCACGTGGCATTGTTAAAGAAATTTCCCGAGTCGTTTAAAGTCATGTCAAAATGGAAAGCGATGAAGGCGTTGTACTCGACTCCTAGAATCTACAAGTCGGCGAACGTTTTGGTTCATCCCGAGACTATGCAGACTTTTGACACGATCTAG
- a CDS encoding methylated-DNA--[protein]-cysteine S-methyltransferase encodes MQSPIGKLHLVSDDKSLLSVGLGGSKPSLKFKSGGKACSVLTEAVTQLEEYFRGERVNFNLPTKANGTEFQLRAWRSLAEIPYGKTISYREQAEKLGAGKAFRAVGSANGRNPLPIIVPCHRVVASDGTLGGYAGGLKMKARLLEIERRAIK; translated from the coding sequence ATGCAAAGCCCGATCGGGAAATTACACCTGGTCAGCGATGATAAATCGCTTTTGTCAGTTGGTCTTGGCGGTTCAAAGCCGTCATTAAAATTTAAATCCGGCGGCAAAGCTTGCTCAGTTCTCACAGAAGCGGTGACCCAATTGGAAGAGTACTTTCGCGGCGAGCGCGTGAATTTTAATTTGCCAACGAAAGCGAATGGAACAGAGTTTCAATTGAGGGCTTGGCGATCGCTTGCGGAAATCCCATACGGTAAAACCATTTCTTACCGCGAGCAGGCGGAAAAACTCGGAGCGGGAAAGGCTTTCCGCGCTGTCGGCTCTGCAAACGGTCGAAATCCTCTTCCGATTATCGTACCCTGCCACCGTGTGGTCGCCAGCGACGGAACTCTAGGTGGCTATGCAGGTGGACTGAAAATGAAAGCTCGGCTTCTGGAAATTGAACGCAGAGCGATTAAGTAA
- a CDS encoding lytic transglycosylase domain-containing protein — protein MQKLFSSLKALIALASLVTASAAWSSAQPQFIPETLGDAQKRIRIDHAQELLGRHYSRSQVKYGENVKKINSQIYRWTKDRLPKTYRPQYAKIAQTIIDESLKHGFDPVFLLSVIQSESHFNPDAKGLHGEIGLMQILPPTGKWMAEKSGQKWIGPKTLKDNVANIRLGAAYFAFLRDRFDMHARLYIAAYNMGQHNVDSALEKKIWPKDYPGVVMKNYIEFYNALEDSKRAPTSIQARR, from the coding sequence ATGCAAAAGCTTTTTTCTTCTCTCAAAGCTCTGATCGCCCTTGCCTCCCTTGTGACTGCTTCCGCAGCGTGGAGCTCCGCTCAACCTCAGTTCATTCCAGAAACGCTTGGGGATGCGCAAAAACGAATTCGCATCGATCATGCCCAAGAGCTTTTGGGTCGCCATTATTCTCGTAGCCAAGTAAAATATGGCGAAAACGTTAAAAAAATAAACTCTCAAATTTATCGATGGACCAAAGATCGACTACCTAAAACCTATCGCCCCCAATACGCGAAAATCGCACAAACTATTATCGACGAAAGTCTGAAGCATGGATTTGACCCGGTGTTTTTACTTTCTGTCATTCAAAGCGAGAGTCACTTCAATCCAGACGCCAAGGGGCTGCACGGGGAAATCGGATTGATGCAAATTCTGCCGCCGACCGGCAAGTGGATGGCAGAAAAGTCTGGCCAGAAATGGATCGGCCCAAAAACATTGAAAGATAACGTCGCTAATATCCGTCTCGGTGCCGCCTACTTTGCGTTTCTAAGAGACCGCTTTGATATGCACGCGCGCTTGTACATTGCTGCCTACAATATGGGTCAACACAATGTTGACTCCGCTCTTGAGAAAAAGATTTGGCCGAAGGACTATCCAGGCGTCGTCATGAAAAATTACATAGAGTTCTATAATGCCTT
- a CDS encoding DUF3750 domain-containing protein, with protein MKLRAVSDLQKAVILITCLLFLNTACASNSNWRTASRESMGIAADPKTVKEPIVQVYSARTFGWRKHFAVHTWIATKAENADHYLTYHVTSWGGRSTGRSIVIKKDLPDRRWYGADATMIAELRGVRAGKAILKIEAAAKEYQYQNFYRMVPGPNSNSFISYLLRNAPEIGVELPPNAIGRDWLEGGALFGVSESGTGFQFSILGVLGFTLGLADGIEINLLTMTFGLDLWRPALKLPFIGRVGFEDDPVSF; from the coding sequence ATGAAGCTACGAGCCGTGAGCGACCTCCAAAAAGCCGTTATTTTAATCACTTGTTTGCTATTTCTTAACACGGCCTGCGCTTCAAACTCCAATTGGAGAACGGCGAGCCGCGAAAGCATGGGTATCGCAGCTGACCCAAAGACTGTTAAAGAACCGATTGTTCAGGTCTATTCGGCGCGAACATTTGGTTGGCGAAAACATTTTGCCGTCCACACTTGGATTGCGACAAAAGCAGAAAATGCCGACCACTATCTCACCTACCATGTGACCTCGTGGGGTGGTCGGTCGACCGGTCGATCGATTGTCATAAAAAAAGATCTACCGGACCGGCGATGGTATGGAGCTGACGCTACTATGATAGCGGAACTTCGTGGCGTGCGTGCCGGTAAGGCGATTCTAAAAATTGAAGCAGCAGCAAAAGAGTATCAATATCAAAATTTCTATCGAATGGTGCCAGGTCCCAACAGCAACAGTTTTATTTCCTATCTTTTAAGAAATGCACCTGAGATCGGTGTCGAACTCCCACCAAACGCCATCGGTCGAGATTGGCTTGAGGGCGGCGCGCTTTTCGGGGTGTCTGAGTCTGGAACTGGATTTCAATTTTCCATTCTTGGAGTTTTAGGTTTTACGCTCGGGCTAGCTGACGGAATTGAAATAAATTTGCTCACAATGACGTTCGGCTTGGATCTCTGGAGACCGGCGCTCAAGTTGCCATTTATTGGCCGAGTCGGCTTTGAAGATGATCCTGTCTCATTTTGA
- a CDS encoding GNAT family N-acetyltransferase — MGRIELIKILEDGSIAGDDIESTLILDEISQDVCETTSEAYKTRGFEEPWLNYLAIVDGSCVGTCGFRAPPELGRIEIECYTFPEFEGRGVATEMTEALVQIALKEDRDLTVTAYTEPSKGASTRVLEKNGFSLVGLVGHQEDGDVWEWVLSREYH; from the coding sequence ATGGGACGCATCGAACTGATTAAAATTTTAGAAGATGGATCCATTGCTGGCGACGATATCGAGTCGACTTTAATTTTGGATGAAATTTCGCAAGACGTTTGCGAAACGACTTCCGAGGCGTACAAGACTCGAGGCTTTGAAGAGCCTTGGCTCAATTATCTCGCGATCGTCGACGGCAGCTGTGTAGGCACGTGCGGCTTTCGGGCACCTCCCGAACTCGGTAGAATTGAAATTGAATGTTACACATTTCCCGAGTTTGAAGGTCGCGGAGTCGCGACCGAAATGACGGAAGCGCTGGTTCAAATCGCACTGAAGGAAGATCGCGATCTCACCGTCACCGCTTACACCGAGCCATCCAAGGGCGCATCTACGCGCGTTCTTGAAAAAAATGGCTTTTCCCTAGTTGGTTTGGTTGGGCATCAGGAAGACGGCGACGTCTGGGAGTGGGTGCTGTCGCGGGAGTACCACTAA